Proteins encoded within one genomic window of Epinephelus lanceolatus isolate andai-2023 chromosome 9, ASM4190304v1, whole genome shotgun sequence:
- the adra2b gene encoding alpha-2B adrenergic receptor yields MASVLENGCSMELNGWNSSVGSAGASVPCNQSILKLAPYSPEATAAFATAITLMVLFTIVGNIMVIIAVLTSRSLRGPQNLFLVSLAAADILVATLIIPFSLANELLGYWFFKSLWCEIYLALDVLFCTSSIVHLCAISLDRYLSISRVTYGRQRTPQRIKAAIVVVWLISAIISFPPLLSLNKSEGGNAGTDRGPQCQLNDERWYILYSTIGSFFAPCLIMILVYIRIYQIAKQRTRCPPGEPRKDGVGCATPSQPPRHVQANGRDDEESTPPSSTKASNTRPPTLAITPSPTLGDTQTTQNTTTNNLLQPPSPSLAMTPVTASLDTSPHGPTTPPSVPQSAPAKTKEKGKKGKRQGGKKADNNNGDSSSTESDMEHSHGGGRGSTSMPGSPAGVHSPASVKRYRDMIATSKGARLVPGRKSKPESTPGAARRKAMVNREKRFTFVLAVVIGVFVVCWFPFFFSYSLQAVCPETCAIPDPLFKFFFWIGYCNSSLNPVIYTIFNKDFRKAFKKILCRGTKGTFF; encoded by the coding sequence ATGGCCTCGGTTCTGGAGAACGGCTGCTCCATGGAGCTGAACGGCTGGAACAGCAGTGTGGGCAGCGCCGGAGCCTCGGTGCCCTGTAACCAGAGCATCCTGAAGCTCGCCCCTTACTCCCCTGAAGCCACGGCGGCCTTCGCCACCGCCATAACCTTGATGGTCCTCTTCACCATCGTGGGCAACATCATGGTCATCATCGCTGTCCTGACCAGCCGCTCCCTCCGAGGACCGCAGAATCTCTTCTTAGTGTCACTGGCTGCTGCAGACATCTTAGTGGCCACACTCATCATCCCCTTCTCTCTGGCCAATGAACTGCTCGGCTACTGGTTCTTTAAGTCTCTGTGGTGTGAGATCTACCTGGCGCTGGATGTGTTGTTCTGCACCTCGTCAATTGTGCACCTATGCGCCATCTCACTGGACCGCTACCTGTCCATTTCCAGGGTGACCTACGGGCGTCAGCGGACTCCCCAACGCATCAAAGCCGCTATTGTGGTGGTGTGGCTCATCTCTGCCATCAtctccttccctcctctgctctcacTCAACAAAAGCGAGGGAGGCAATGCGGGGACTGACAGAGGACCTCAGTGCCAGCTGAATGATGAGCGCTGGTACATTCTTTACTCCACCATCGGCTCATTCTTTGCCCCCTGCCTCATCATGATCCTGGTCTACATCAGAATCTACCAAATTGCCAAACAAAGAACACGATGCCCACCAGGAGAGCCCAGGAAGGATGGGGTCGGCTGTGCTACACCCAGTCAGCCTCCACGACATGTGCAAGCCAACGGGAGGGATGATGAAGAAAGCACACCCCCTTCATCAACCAAAGCCTCCAATACCAGACCCCCCACCCTCGCCATCACTCCCTCTCCCACCCTGGGAGACACTCAAACCACCCAGAACACCACCACCAATAATCTCCTGCAACCTCCATCTCCTTCTCTAGCCATGACCCCTGTCACAGCCTCCCTTGATACCTCCCCTCATGGCCCCACAACTCCCCCCTCTGTGCCTCAGTCTGCCCCTGCCAAGACTAAAGAGAAGGGAAAGAAAGGCAAGCGGCAGGGAGGGAAAAAGGCTGATAATAACAATGGTGACAGCTCGAGCACAGAGAGTGACATGGAGCACAGCCATGGAGGAGGCCGAGGCAGCACCAGCATGCCCGGGTCACCTGCAGGGGTCCACTCCCCGGCCTCGGTCAAGCGCTACCGGGACATGATCGCGACCTCAAAGGGGGCTCGGCTGGTGCCAGGGAGGAAGTCGAAACCAGAGAGCACCCCTGGAGCAGCCAGGCGCAAAGCGATGGTCAACAGAGAGAAGCGCTTCACCTTCGTCTTGGCGGTGGTCATCGGTGTCTTTGTGGTGTGCTGGttccccttcttcttctcctactCTCTGCAGGCAGTGTGCCCGGAGACATGCGCCATCCCTGACCCTCTCTTTAAGTTTTTCTTCTGGATCGGTTACTGCAACTCCTCACTCAACCCAGTCATATACACCATCTTCAACAAAGACTTCAGAAAGGCCTTCAAAAAGATACTGTGCAGAGGCACCAAGGGTACTTTCTTCTAG
- the dusp2 gene encoding dual specificity protein phosphatase 2 — translation MTSSCEPLEITGNELVHILRTPRDQYTSAGCAVLDCRPFLDFSFAHIRESRNVNWNSMLRRRSKSSVVALEWLIPDKALLGRLRRGEFSPLVVVDERSRSVAELKAESVAQMLLTALQNEVQTQICFLQGGFEGFSEAYPELCYSSASNHLPTVEPEPTVTGRRTPAYDQDGPVELLPFLFLGSAIHSSRRETLAAAGITAVLNVSSTCPNFYEGEFQYLRLTVEDSLAADIRACFSTAIAFIDSVKQSGGRVLVHCQAGISRSATICLAYLMHTQRVRLDEAFDFVKQRRQVISPNLAFMGQLLQFETDVLCQG, via the exons ATGACTTCAAGCTGCGAGCCTCTGGAAATAACTGGCAACGAGCTGGTTCACATACTCAGGACCCCCCGGGACCAGTACACCTCCGCTGGGTGCGCGGTGCTGGACTGCAGACCCTTCCTCGACTTTTCCTTTGCGCACATCCGCGAGTCCCGCAACGTCAACTGGAACTCAATGCTGCGCCGGAGGTCCAAGAGCTCGGTGGTGGCTCTGGAGTGGCTCATCCCGGACAAGGCTCTCCTGGGCCGGCTGCGGCGCGGCGAGTTCTCCCcgctggtggtggtggatgaGAGGAGCCGCTCAGTGGCCGAGCTGAAGGCAGAGAGTGTGGCCCAGATGCTGCTCACAGCCCTGCAGAACGAGGTCCAGACACAAATCTGCTTTCTACAAG GTGGATTTGAGGGATTTTCGGAGGCCTATCCAGAGCtctgttacagctcagccagcaATCACCTCCCTACAGTGGAACCAGAGCCAACAGTGACGGGTCGGAGGACACCAGCATATGATCAG gatggtccagtggagctgctgcccTTCCTGTTTTTGGGCAGTGCCATCCACTCGTCCCGCAGAGAGACCCTCGCAGCAGCAGGCATCACAGCTGTGCTCAATGTTTCCTCCACGTGCCCTAACTTCTACGAGGGGGAGTTTCAGTACCTGAGGCTCACCGTGGAGGACAGCCTCGCTGCTGACATCAGGGCCTGCTTCTCCACGGCCATCGCCTTCATTG ACTCAGTGAAGCAGAGTGGTGGTCGGGTGCTGGTGCACTGCCAGGCAGGTATTTCTCGCTCTGCCACCATCTGTCTGGCCTACCTCATGCACACGCAGCGCGTCAGGCTGGATGAAGCCTTTGACTTTGTGAAGCAGCGACGTCAGGTCATTTCTCCAAACCTGGCCTTCATGGGTCAGCTGCTGCAGTTTGAGACAGATGTGCTCTGTCAGGGATGA